The Elaeis guineensis isolate ETL-2024a chromosome 11, EG11, whole genome shotgun sequence genomic interval TTACCTACCGTAATAGAATTGCCTGCCTTAGAATCCAAAAAAGTGCAACCAACACATTGATGTGGTGAATGACATCATAACCAATTGGGTTCCTTAATTTTGAGACATTTTGTGCATGATACAGCAATAAAATTCTCCTTTaaataaatgatttaatctaataagAACACATATGTGTTGCAACTATAACATATTTCCTAATTGTTGATCTTCTCATTAACCAATACATCCTTTATTTCTAGTTCCAATCTTCTCTTGGAGATCGTTTACGACTCTCCTTTGACAAATCATAAAGTTTTAAAAAGTAATACCAAACTATATTATGCGAGCCATTTACTGTTGCTGGTGTTAAAATAACCTATATATGTTCTTTTTCTTTGCCCGATTGCGCGAGTTGCTTCGTCTGGTGGCCACCGCCCTTGGAATTCGCTCGAGCACATGTATTTGAATGGCAAAAggtcatatatattatatacatatgaaGCCATATTTGACGAGAGAAAATGATTTCATGCAAGTGCGAGGGCAACTCCCTCGTCTTTGACTCCACCCAAATATTTCGTGATGGCTCAACTGGTTGTCTCTTCCAAGCTACGGGTCTCTAGAGATGTGCCATCAGTCCTTCTGACTTGTTTATGCAACCATTTGTCTTAGATATGACATATGTTATCTACATTCAATTGATCTTATTCATAATAAATTGAAACATACAAtggaaatataaaattatatgatgAGTCAACTAGTTTGTCcaaatcatgccaaaaataaCATGACCTAATCGTCTTTCCTAAAGTTTAGGTAATCTAGTCGAACTTAATCAAACTTTTTGAACTTATTTGCCCCAACAAAAACCTAATTTTTACCCAATTTACGTAAACTCGTAActcttataattaaattatcagCTTAACTAATGAAGATGTAGGATGGCATGCTACCTCCAATTCGCAATCCAAAACAAACACTAAAAAAAGAATAATGAGAAAaagatgataatatatatatatatatatatacaaagaaaaataattattttataaaaatttataagctgagatctaaactcaactatttcacaaataaatttttttttaaataaattaaataaattaaatccaacgaGTATATGCATAGCGCACACACTCTCACGCCACGCAAGAAGGATGCCTCGAACTCTCTTTGTAGAGGTAGCTCACGCCATGCAACTCTCTGCTTTTTAAAATTTCTTACTACAAGACAAAATCCCAATAGGGCTATGCTTGAGTTCATTAAGCCTAAGGCTCATTGTATCTACTAccaaagaataataataataataataataaaagactcACTGTATCTATCTCAAGCCAACactaaaaacaaagaaaaataattaaacattCGAGTTCGTGATGACTCCAGCACAAGATACTATCTAGCGAACAATGCTGGCCACTACAATTGATTATAATCTTAATCCCTAAATATTATGAAATCTTAACATAATTCTTCCAGTTTTTGACTAAGTCAGAGAACTCACCAAATgtgaattaatattttttttttatagttgttGGACATGTTCAGATCTGAGTTCTCACGCCCCATCCCACAATTAGCAAGACAAATTTCTCAATCAAGTCATTGGGCATTCCTTCGTTCTTTCAAAGTCTAGCATTTTCCTTGAATTAAACCACCAATAGTTCTTTATCAATTCAAAGAATCATTCTCAGAATAGGTTACTGTGCATAGGTCATCCTTTAAAAAGCATGTTACTTGAAAGTCAACCATGTGCCAAGAATTCTGGTGTGCAAAATGAGCAAAAGGTGAGGATGGCTCTCTATTGCTAACAGAAGTAGATAATGTTAGCAAacctttctcatgatcttgtGTGTTGGAGCATCCAAATTTCAATGTTGTCCAAGCCATCAAACTCAACAAAATCTAAAGAAGTCATCATATAGCTTAAGAATCGGTCTAGGCCCACGACAATAATTACAGCCCATCTTtcccatttttattttttattttttatgctatatcatattcttctatttttcattttttttgtcaTATATAGTTGATTAGATTAGAAAATCTTGGTCTCTGCTATAGGGTTTCCCACAAGATTAGCCATATTGGTAAAGCAGGCAAATTAAAAAAAGACAAGATTTACGCAAGTGACCTAAGAGACATTTAATAGATAAAATGTTCAACAATTGCATGGTCATTATCCGAGATGTTTATGCGACCATCATGCTCACTCCTAATTAACAACATCCAAACTCAAACCCACTTATCGGCACACAAATTAACAATTACTTATGGCAACACATGCTCATGATATATTGTGGGCTTCCCATCTTCATATGCGCATTAGATTGCTCATAAAGTTGAAGCAAATAACGGATCACAGGCATGCATCACTCAAAGGTCAAGACAATGATGTTTATCCAAATGGAATTACTCCTAAGAGGCATTTCCAACTAGCTAGCTAATCCAAGAccatgaccttttttttttttttccctcaatCCTTGTGTGGTCGTCTAAGGCACTCCGAGGAGAGCAGCCGGTTCGGTCAGGCAGGCCTATCCGCATTGTTGGACCAAAAAAGATCGCCGCCCAACTCGCACACCCACACAGGGACAGGGTCAAATTACAGGTCAATTTCAAAAGGCGACACGTAACGTCAATCATACCAATTGGAGCCTTAAATCACTCATCCTCGGATTCATCACCGCTTACCCCCATCTACCGCCCACGTGAGTCCTGGTCTTTTctagcaaagaaaaaaaaataattatatatatatagtaaaatcggggaaaaaaaaaaatcctaaggcAGGCAAAGTAAAAAAAATGGGAGCTTGGGAGGGGCCTACCATTTTAAGCTGAGGCCCATATTTTGCTCCCTAAGTTATGGTGGGTGTTCCGTGGGGGGTGTAAAGAAACAATTATAATAACACACCAGAATTTGGAACCCAGCCAACTACTAACAAACAAATATGACACACAAAATCAAACCCCACACCCAATTGTATTTATTACCTCGTCTCGTGGTGTTAGCGACGGCTACGTAAATGAATGTGGTGATGGCAAGCAAGCGCTAATACTGCCAATTAAAAGTGACATAACACCCATTACCAACCGAGCAAAGGTCAGATGCTTCcttgtatatttttatataaacaaaTGATTAGGATGGAATGATGTGATAATTTTATACTCAGCTTCGTTCTTTTAGATTAGTCAATGGGAATCCTCCCAACGTTCTCACCGAACGCCACAACATACCAACCTATCGTCCAGTCCATAAGCACATGTGGTAGAGATTACAAACAATAATTTATGAGAGCATTGAGAACGCAGAGAACAAAAACAACTAAACATTAAAAAAGAAGGGACAGGGGAAAGTAGGCAGCCCTTTACATGATATACAAGTTGCAGTTCTCATAATTTAAAAAGAACTTGACATTTTTATAGTTTTTCAAGACTTTTTAACAGAGAGTCCGAGACACCCACACCAACTCCCAGATCCGCTACAGTATCTCcccaaataaaatagagaaaAGTGGGGTGGaaacaaaagaatgtggatgagAAACTAAGCTACGAGACAGGCCAAGGAATTCCCCTcgtcaaaaaaaggaaaaagctgATGGAGAGTCTCCTCTTTCCATCAGTCACCcactcatcatcatcatcataaacATCATCAAAACGCTTACACATAATATACTGACATCCATGGTAATCTCACCGTATCCCACCAAATCTACACCAAAATCTATCAGCTCCAAAAAGCTCCAAAATAGACCTACACCATGGTACTCATGGAGGTGATAATGATTTTTAGCTTCAAGTACGCTGCAGAGTGGCATCGAGAAGGGACGGACGAAGAGGAATCGGGGCCCAGGGAGTCGGAGCTGGGGCGGGGGCGATAGGGATCGGGCGGTGGTGGTGGAGCAGAGGATGGTGGTcgggtggcggcggcggcggcacgGTGGAAGGAGCGGAAGCGGTGGCGGTGTTGGTGGAGTTGGAGACACGCTCGCATGAGGGACACATGGTGAGGGTGGTCGGAGGGGTCATGTGCATGTAGAACTGAGGCGATAGCTTTAGAGCTCGCAGCTCCTGGACTTCCTTCTGAAGCCTTCTATTTTCTTCCGTGAGACTCTCGCAGCATCTCTTCAGGAACTCGCAGTCCACCTCCGTCTGCTTCAACTTCGTCCTGAAATAACCCCAGAGTATTAACGCAATGTAAATTTTTTCTTACTGAAACACCACTTTCTAATACGACACGGTCGGTCTCGGTTTCATACCTCGCCCTTCGGTTCTGGAACCAGACCTCCACCTGTCTCGGTCTCAGGTTGAGCTGCTTGGCTAACGCCAGCTTCTGCTTCTGTTCTCGTTGGAACAAAGAGAAACATCCAGGGTCAGTCTCGGAAGATTACGAAGTTCTCTTTCCTTCCCAAACTAGCCATGGGAGGGgagggatagagagagagagagagcggagGGGGGTACTTACGGGGTTGAGGGTGTTATGCTCTTTGAAGCTTTCTTCAAGGATGGCGGACTGGTCCTTGGAGAGGCGGAGCTTCTTCCGGGAGCCCTCCCCGTCCTCCTCGTCGCTAATACCCCGGGAGCAGGCGCGCTCCGCCTCGTGCTCCTCCGCGCCAGGGACCTCGCGGTCCCCGCGCTTCCCGCTGACGCTGGAAACCGTGCTGTTGGGCGACGACGCCCCAGCTTCCTCCTCGCTCTCCCTCTCCGTCGCCGGCGCCCGGTTCACATCGATTCCTCTCAGCAGCGGTCCCTCCGTTCTCCTCTCTGCATGCAACCCAAGACACACCGCCGACTCTTTAGATTCCGTTTAGAAATCTCACAGATCTAGCATAGATACGGAAAGAAAAAGCCTAGATCTAGGTGGTTGACGTTACCTGAGGGGTTGAGGAGATCGCTCCATGAGGACTTGT includes:
- the LOC105053970 gene encoding LOW QUALITY PROTEIN: homeobox-leucine zipper protein HAT4 (The sequence of the model RefSeq protein was modified relative to this genomic sequence to represent the inferred CDS: inserted 2 bases in 1 codon), with product MMVEKEDLGLSLSLSSPETRFPLQLNLMPSRFSSSPSPPPPPPFLLHNKSSWSDLLNPSERRTEGPLLRGIDVNRAPATERESEEEAGASSPNSTVSSVSGKRGDREVPGAEEHEAERACSRGISDEEDGEGSRKKLRLSKDQSAILEESFKEHNTLNPKQKLALAKQLNLRPRQVEVWFQNRRARTKLKQTEVDCEFLKRCCESLTEENRRLQKEVQELRALKLSPQFYMHMTPPTTLTMCPSCERVSNSTNTATASAPSXPCRRRRHPTTILCSTTTARSLSPPPQLRLPGPRFLFVRPFSMPLCSVLEAKNHYHLHEYHGVGLFWSFLELIDFGVDLVGYGEITMDVSILCVSVLMMFMMMMMSG